In the genome of Fuerstiella sp., one region contains:
- a CDS encoding nitronate monooxygenase family protein: MKTAITELFGIQHPIIQGGMHYVGFAELAAAVSNAGGLGIITGLTQKTPRELTAEIARCHELTDKPFGVNLTFLPTVTAPDYPGYIDAIIDGGVRIVETAGRNPQEHLPKLKAAGCKIIHKCTSVRHSLKAQAIGCDVVSVDGFECGGHPGEDDIPNMILLPRAADELDIPFVASGGMADARSLVASLAMGADGMNMGTRFIATQEAPVHENVKQAILAATELDTRLVMRPLRNTERVLNNAAVERLLDKERELGTDLKIEHIMDEVAGVYPRIMQDGNMDAGAWSCGMVAGLINDIPTCDELIRRIMGEAEALILQRLNGVIE; encoded by the coding sequence ATGAAAACTGCCATCACGGAACTGTTTGGTATTCAACATCCGATCATTCAGGGGGGCATGCATTATGTCGGGTTCGCAGAACTGGCTGCTGCTGTCTCAAACGCCGGTGGCCTGGGAATCATTACAGGACTGACTCAGAAAACGCCCCGGGAACTGACCGCGGAAATTGCTCGTTGTCATGAATTGACCGACAAACCGTTCGGAGTGAACCTCACATTCCTGCCAACCGTAACCGCCCCGGATTACCCGGGCTACATCGATGCGATCATCGACGGAGGAGTCCGAATCGTCGAAACGGCGGGCCGGAACCCACAGGAACATCTTCCAAAGTTAAAGGCTGCCGGGTGTAAGATCATTCACAAATGCACTTCCGTACGGCATTCGCTGAAAGCTCAGGCCATTGGCTGCGATGTGGTCTCCGTGGACGGATTCGAATGCGGAGGCCATCCCGGCGAAGACGACATCCCGAATATGATTCTACTGCCCCGGGCAGCAGACGAGCTGGACATTCCGTTTGTCGCATCAGGCGGTATGGCAGATGCCCGTTCACTGGTGGCATCGCTGGCAATGGGTGCTGATGGTATGAATATGGGAACCCGCTTCATTGCCACGCAGGAAGCCCCGGTCCATGAGAATGTGAAACAGGCAATTCTGGCTGCCACGGAGCTGGACACGCGGCTGGTGATGCGACCGCTGCGTAACACAGAACGGGTATTGAACAACGCCGCTGTCGAGCGACTTCTGGACAAAGAAAGGGAGCTCGGAACCGACCTGAAAATTGAACATATCATGGATGAGGTTGCAGGGGTTTATCCCAGGATTATGCAGGATGGAAACATGGACGCCGGCGCCTGGTCCTGCGGCATGGTGGCCGGTCTCATCAACGACATTCCTACCTGCGACGAACTGATCCGCCGAATCATGGGGGAAGCCGAAGCGTTGATTCTGCAGCGACTCAACGGCGTCATTGAATAG
- a CDS encoding PQQ-like beta-propeller repeat protein: MTDDHPVPNGSEQELPGEPYFGSSGQTATGSRRNTGIRHRGIAFIIVVATASGHLAGLQWAGDHLSRRSLGTVIPWTFGCLLMLLWWTFLSGVCWKTRFRGLGIVAFGALLFVGVFRWEGQSGNFVPHFGLRFFPTAEEHAVQYFKSESGESASFTVSERLEITSDDWPGFGGIRQDQIVRNVTIRRDWDEKPPAVLWRHPVGPGWSSFAIVGQRAFTQEQRGEDEAVVCYDAATGKQIWLHTDRARFSDAASGAGPRATPTIHSSRLYALGATGILNCLDPVTGDCHWTRNIIEDAGTRLIEWGMAGSPLIYEDVVIVNPGGKTAAVIAYDCLTGEQRWSGAGDRATYASPQIAELDGVPQVLIYCSTGLWAHAADSGKKLWSFPWTNMTRLNIAQPIVLPDKSVFISSGYGGGSALLSVTRSGDNWQVEPQWTRPDRFQLKFNGGIYRDGYVYGLDDGILSCFDLSIGQKTWKRGRYRFGQIVMVGDDLLVLTESGRVVLVEVTPETMTEVSAFQAIEGKTWNHPVVNRGRLYVRNGQEAACYDLSLQVKPAQETGLH; encoded by the coding sequence ATGACAGACGATCACCCCGTCCCGAATGGCAGCGAGCAGGAACTGCCAGGCGAACCGTATTTCGGTTCGTCTGGCCAAACAGCAACCGGTTCCCGGCGGAACACAGGAATCCGTCACCGGGGAATTGCATTCATCATCGTGGTCGCCACAGCAAGCGGACATCTTGCAGGTCTGCAGTGGGCAGGTGATCATCTTTCACGTCGCTCACTGGGGACAGTGATTCCGTGGACGTTTGGTTGTCTGCTGATGCTGTTATGGTGGACGTTCCTTTCCGGTGTTTGCTGGAAGACCCGATTCAGGGGGCTGGGGATCGTTGCATTCGGTGCGTTGTTGTTTGTGGGCGTGTTCCGCTGGGAAGGACAGTCGGGCAATTTTGTTCCGCACTTTGGACTTCGATTTTTTCCGACCGCCGAAGAACATGCCGTGCAATATTTCAAGTCGGAATCCGGGGAGTCTGCATCGTTCACCGTTTCAGAAAGACTTGAAATCACGTCGGATGACTGGCCAGGATTTGGAGGAATCCGTCAGGATCAGATCGTGAGAAATGTCACGATTCGCCGCGACTGGGATGAGAAGCCTCCGGCAGTGTTGTGGCGTCATCCCGTTGGTCCCGGGTGGTCGTCGTTTGCCATTGTGGGTCAACGGGCATTTACACAGGAACAGCGAGGCGAGGACGAAGCGGTTGTTTGCTATGACGCTGCAACCGGAAAACAAATCTGGCTGCACACAGACCGCGCTCGATTTTCGGATGCAGCCAGTGGAGCGGGACCGCGGGCAACACCAACGATTCATTCTTCGCGTCTGTATGCACTGGGTGCGACCGGAATTCTGAATTGTCTGGATCCGGTTACCGGCGATTGTCACTGGACCCGGAATATCATCGAAGATGCGGGTACTCGGCTTATCGAATGGGGAATGGCCGGATCACCCCTGATTTATGAAGACGTTGTGATTGTGAATCCTGGCGGAAAGACGGCGGCAGTGATTGCCTACGACTGTTTAACCGGAGAACAACGCTGGTCCGGTGCCGGCGACCGGGCAACGTATGCGTCGCCGCAGATTGCGGAGCTGGACGGTGTCCCGCAGGTTCTTATCTACTGTTCCACAGGTTTGTGGGCTCACGCCGCAGACTCAGGGAAAAAACTGTGGTCATTTCCCTGGACAAATATGACCAGGCTGAATATCGCCCAGCCGATCGTGCTGCCGGACAAAAGTGTGTTTATCAGCAGCGGGTACGGAGGCGGCAGCGCCCTGCTCAGTGTGACTCGCAGTGGCGACAACTGGCAGGTCGAACCGCAGTGGACCAGACCTGACCGGTTTCAGTTGAAATTCAACGGGGGTATTTATCGGGACGGCTATGTGTACGGGCTTGATGACGGAATTCTGTCGTGTTTCGACCTGTCGATCGGTCAAAAAACATGGAAGCGCGGGCGCTACCGTTTTGGTCAGATCGTAATGGTAGGTGACGACCTGCTGGTATTGACTGAATCCGGCAGAGTCGTGCTGGTGGAAGTCACACCCGAAACAATGACAGAGGTGTCTGCCTTTCAGGCGATTGAAGGCAAAACATGGAACCACCCGGTCGTCAACCGCGGACGATTGTACGTCCGCAATGGCCAGGAAGCGGCCTGTTATGATCTGAGCCTGCAGGTGAAACCGGCACAGGAGACAGGACTTCATTGA